A genomic stretch from Prionailurus bengalensis isolate Pbe53 chromosome E2, Fcat_Pben_1.1_paternal_pri, whole genome shotgun sequence includes:
- the ZNF579 gene encoding zinc finger protein 579, producing MDPQPPPPAQGSPPHRGRGRGRGRGRGRGRGRGRGGAGAPRAPLPCPTCGRLFRFPYYLSRHRLSHSGLRPHACPLCPKAFRRPAHLSRHLRGHGPQPPLRCAACPRTFPEPAQLRRHLAQEHAGGEVELAIERAAKEAAETSWGPQDASAEQPSTAAAGAAEEEAAWPETWPAGEPATLAAPASSEPRESEEEEAEAGAAELRAELALAAGRQEEKQVLLQADWTLLCLRCREAFATKGELKAHPCLRPEGEQEGEGGPPPRPKRHQCSICLKAFARPWSLSRHRLVHSTDRPFVCPDCGLAFRLASYLRQHRRVHGALSLLAPLPPAGRKDDKASGGRNSGKGPEGGEGAECGSASEGGEGGQNGGDAAPARPPAGEPRFWCPECGKGFRRRAHLRQHGVTHSGARPFQCVRCQREFKRLADLARHAQVHAGGPAPHPCPRCPRRFSRAYSLLRHQRCHRAELERAAALQALQAQAPPSPPPPPPPPPAGQEDEEGLPLPVAHIKEEPPSPGSPPQSPPPAPPVFLSASCFDSQDHSAFQMEEEELDSKAHLRGSGGLAS from the coding sequence ATGGACCCGCAGCCCCCTCCACCCGCCCAGGGCAGCCCGCCTCACCgtggccggggccggggccgcggcCGGGGCCGTGGCCGCGGCCGAGGCCGCGGCAGGGGGGGCGCTGGAGCCCCTCgggcccccctgccctgccccacctgcgGCCGCCTCTTCCGCTTCCCCTACTACCTCTCCCggcaccggctgagccactcggGCCTCCGACCCCACGCCTGCCCCCTGTGCCCCAAGGCCTTCCGCCGGCCTGCGCACCTCTCCCGCCACCTGCGTGGCCACGGGCCCCAACCCCCGCTGCGCTGCGCCGCCTGCCCCCGCACCTTCCCTGAGCCCGCCCAGCTCAGGCGCCACCTGGCCCAGGAGCACGCGGGCGGCGAGGTCGAGCTGGCCATCGAGAGGGCGGCCAAGGAGGCCGCGGAGACCAGCTGGGGCCCGCAGGACGCCAGCGCCGAGCAGCCGAGCACCGCGGCGGCGGGGGCCGCCGAGGAGGAGGCCGCGTGGCCCGAGACGTGGCCGGCGGGGGAGCCGGCCACGCTGGCGGCCCCCGCGAGCTCGGAGCCCCGCGAgtcggaggaggaggaggccgagGCCGGGGCGGCCGAGCTGAGGGCCGAGCTGGCGCTGGCGGCCGGGCGCCAGGAGGAGAAGCAGGTCCTGCTCCAGGCCGACTGGACGCTGCTGTGCCTCCGCTGTCGCGAAGCCTTCGCCACGAAGGGCGAGCTCAAAGCGCACCCGTGTCTGCGCCCCgagggggagcaggagggggaagggggccccccgccccgccccaagcGCCACCAGTGCTCCATCTGCCTCAAGGCCTTCGCCAGGCCCTGGTCGCTGTCCCGCCACCGGCTGGTCCACTCCACCGACCGCCCCTTCGTGTGCCCGGACTGCGGCCTGGCCTTCCGCCTCGCCTCCTACCTCCGCCAGCACCGCCGCGTCCACGGCGCGCTCAGCCTCCTGGCCCCGCTGCCCCCGGCGGGCAGGAAGGACGACAAGGCCTCGGGCGGACGGAACTCAGGGAAGGGGCCTGAGGGGGGCGAGGGGGCCGAGTGCGGGAGCGCCTCGGAGGGGGGAGAAGGCGGGCAGAACGGGGGCGAcgccgccccggcccggccccccgcCGGGGAGCCCCGCTTCTGGTGCCCCGAGTGCGGCAAGGGCTTCCGGCGCCGGGCGCACCTGCGACAGCACGGGGTGACCCACTCAGGGGCGCGCCCGTTCCAGTGCGTGCGCTGCCAGCGGGAGTTCAAGCGCCTGGCGGACCTGGCCCGCCACGCGCAGGTGCACGCGGGGGGCCCGGCCCCGCACCCCTGCCCGCGCTGCCCGCGCCGCTTCTCGCGCGCCTACAGCCTCCTGCGCCACCAACGCTGCCACCGCGCTGAGCTGGAGAGGGCCGCCGCCTTGCAGGCGCTCCAGGCCCAGGCCCCGCCgtcgcccccgccgcccccgccgccgccgccagccgGGCAGGAGGACGAGGAAGGGCTCCCGCTGCCCGTCGCACACATCAAGGAAGAGCCGCCCTCCCCGGGGTCCCCACCCCAGTCGCCGCCACCGGCTCCCCCTGTCTTCCTCAGCGCCTCCTGTTTCGACAGCCAGGACCATTCGGCCTTCCAGATGGAGGAAGAAGAGCTCGACAGCAAGGCTCACCTGCGCGGGTCGGGCGGCCTGGCCTCCTGA